The sequence below is a genomic window from Deinococcus terrestris.
GCTATGAGCGGGCCGGGCGCGGCCACCACCATCACTTTTCCTGCACCCGCTGCGGCCGAGTGTTCACCCTGCATACCTGCCCGGTGGCCTTGCCCAGCGGTACGGTGTACCCCGGCGGCTTCATCGTGGAGGCGCACGAGGTGACGCTCTACGGGCAGTGCCCGGCGTGCGCCCAGGCCGGATGAGGCCGGGCCGCTTGTTCAGGCACAGTTAGGGAGTCAAGGACATATGCAAGCGCTCAAGCACCGCCGCGTTGGGTCCCGGTGTGCGGTAGGGATTGAGGGCAGACTGGGCCAGGAGGACCTGAACCGTCCCGAGTCCCCCAGGCACCTGAAAGCTGTAGAGCAGCGCCGTGCGGTTGACCGGGCCATCCGGCGCGGCAAAGCGGGCACGGGCGGCGAGCAGTTCGGCCCGGCGGGCGAGGTCGGCCTCGGCCCGCGCAAGCTGGGTGCGCTGGCTGGTTGTCAGTGCGGCGAGCAGGCGCTCCCGACTCTGCCCCGCCGCTGAGGCTCCCAGGGTGGGGGCGGCGGCCAGGGCCTGGGCCTCGGCCCGCAGGGCGGCGCGGGCGGGGGCGTCCAGGGTCAGCGTGCCCCGCGCGGTGAGATCGGCCAGCACCCGCACGGTGCGGAGGAGGTGCAGGGTGGGCAGGGCCGCCTGCACCCGCTGGGGCGTCTGGACACTCATGGGCACCTCGCTGCGGGGCGCCGCCGTCCGGCCCGCAGCCGGGGAACTCGCCGCCCCCATGCCCCCACCGAGGGCCACCAGAGCCAGGCCGATCAGCACACACCGCGTCATGGATTCAGCTTAGCCCCAGCCGGTGACGGGCGGCTGACCCTGCGCGGCCCAGCAGAAGGGAGCCGGGACTCCCAGATCCCGGCTCCCCTCCCCAGCGTATCGGCTGGTGTCGGCTTTACTCCGACAGGCGGCGGGCACGCTGCTCGGGGGTTTCCTCGGGCAGGATCCAGGCGCCCTTCTTGGGAAGGTGATCCTTGCTGACGCGCGGCTGGGCCTTGACCGTCTGTGCCGACAGCCCGGTCAGGTTCTCGTACCACTTGTAGGCCTGCACCTGCACGCCCGCCGTGGTCGCGGCGTCCAGCACGGCGCGATAGCCCTGGTGCCCCAGCTCGGCGGCCCTGAGGTAGTTCAGGGCGGCGTACTCGCGCTCGGCCTGCGCGAAGAGGGCGTCGGCGCTGCGGGCCGCGCTCTGCACGCCCTGGACCTTGCCCGCGCGGCGGGTGATTTCCAGAATCGCGTTGGTGTTGTTAAGGTACGCGGCCGTCAGGTAGCGGTACTGGGCGTCGAGGTTGAACTGCCCGAAGGTGCGCGACAGGTCGTTGTAGGACATGATCGTCGCGCTCTGGTCGCCCGAATCCACGAAGCGGAAGGGACCGCTGGAGCCGTACGAGAGGTCCTCTTCGCTGTCGTAGCCGTCGTGCGGGTGCGAGAGGCTGAGGTGGTGCCCGACCTCGTGGACGGTCGTGTCGGTAAAGCCGTAGCCCGCGTTGATCAGGCTGGGCGTCAGGAAGGAGTACACGAAGCTCTGGGTCCCGGTCTGACCGTCGTCGTAGGCCACGCCCAGCAGCCCGCCCTGACTGTCGCTCGCATCGTTGAAGGCGTAGATCGGCAGCAGGTACTTGTCCCCGGCCGCCCTGTAGCTCTCGCGCAGCTCGCGCACCCCGAACTGGAACAGCTCCTCACCGGAGAAATCCGCGAAGTCGGGCGAGCAGATGTCTTCCGCCTCGACCGGGAAAAAGCAGTTGTACACGTCCGCGAGGTCGCCGTCGAGCGCCGTCTGCCGGACGTTGGTGCTGAACTTGGCGAAGGGCTGGAGCACCGACACACGGCTCTGCAGCAGAGTGCGGTTGAGCAGCGTGCCGGGGTCGCGGGCGCCCTCGCCCTGCTCGACGCGCACGTCGAGTTCGATCTCCTCGGGCATGCGCGGCGGCGTCAGGGCCACCCGGTAGATCGGGCTGGGGGTGAACAGCAGGTTCAGGGCGGTGTAGCGGACCACCCGCGCGAGGTCCACGCTGACCTTGCGGCCATAGGCCGTGCTGGCCTTGCGGGTGCCGTATTCCCAGATGGGCGGCATGCGGTAGTCGGGCTCCCCGTCCCCGGTCGAGTCCGCGTTCGTCACGTCCCAGGCGTCGGTCCAGGGGTCGGGGTTGGCCGACAGGTCGTAGAACCACACGCGCTGCGGCGCCGCACCCTGGCGCACGCTGCCGCCCCAGGCGATCAGGCGTCGGCTGGCGCGGGCGCCGAAGCGCGTCCCGGTGTCGGTGTCAGCGGCGTCCGCGCGGGTGTAGGAGTGGAACTTGAAGTCTGGGCGGCTGTACCAGTTCACCAGGTAGATCGTGTACTCGCCGGGCTTGACCCCCACGCGCGAGACGTTGTCGGCCAGCCAGTTCTCGGTCGCCAGGGCGTCAATCTCGAAGTTTTTTTCGACGGGGCGGTTGATCAGCGGGGAGGGCGTCTCGCAGTCGTCCACGGGCACCTGATAGGGCTCACCTGTCTCCTCGTCCACCTCCGTCACGAACTGGCAGTTGAAGTACTTCTGAAAGACCGTCAGCGGCCTCTCGGCGGCGTTCTGCGACAGGTACCCGAAAAAGTCGTTCTCGAACTGCTGGTCCGCAAACACGTAGTTGTAGTCGTAGTCGAAGACGTTGCCGGTGTACTCAGTATTGCCGTAGGCGCTGGGAAGGCGGGCAATGGTCTCGTACGACTTCGGCAGGATGTTCTGAAAATCCCGCGTGTTCACGTTCTGGGCGGTCTGGACCTGGCCGGGCAGCGCTTCGCGGTAGCCCACGAAGACCACATTGACCTTCAGGCGGGTGCGGACGCTGTCCTGCTCGCCGGGCTTGAGGGTGCTCAGGCGGCCGAACTCGGTGTCGGTGCCCGGCGTCGGCTGAGTCCGGGTGGTGCAGGAGGCGAGCAGCGAGGCGCTGAGCAAAAACAGGGCGGTGGCGCGAAGGTTCATAGGCCTCCTGGGGTCCTGGCTGGGGACCGTGAGTGGAATCGAGTGGTGCAATGAGAAGTTTAGCCATTTTTAGGGAGGCCATGCCCCCCACCTGGGGGCAGCGTCGCCTGGACAAGTGCGTTGACCTGCCGCCGCCTGGCCTGTTACCTTTCTGGACAGCTCCCGCGTGGAGCGACCCCTATCCAGAGCGCCCGAGAGACCTGGCTCGTTGACGGCGCGGCAACCGGACCCCATCACGTCACGGTGCCAAGGCCAGCCCGGTGCGGTGTCAACGATGACCGCCGCACACGGGACCGATCAGGGAAGGTCACGCGGATGACTCTGCCGCCCCTTCTCGACTGTCCGGGAGGGGGCCTTGCCTTGGGCGCGGCTCCCCACAGCTTCCCCGCTTCTTTTCTGTGAGGAGGGTCACCGTGACCAGTTCCAAGTCTGCGCCGCTGCACTTTGACACCCTGCAAGTTCACGCCGGGCAACGCCCCGACCCCGCGACCGGGGCGCAGGCCGTGCCCATCTACGCGACCAACTCCTACGTCTTCGAGTCACCGGAACACGCGGCGAACCTCTTCGGGCTGCGGGCGTTTGGGAACATCTACAGCCGGATTCAGAACCCCACGACCGCCGTGCTGGAGGAACGGGTGGCGGCGCTGGAGGGCGGCGTGGGGGCGCTGGCCGTGGCGAGCGGGCACGCCGCGCAGTTCCTGGCGATCACGAACGTCGCGCAGGCCGGGGACAACATCGTCTCGACACCCAACCTGTACGGCGGCACGGTCAACCAGTTCCGGGTGACCCTGCGGCGGCTGGGCATCGAGGTGCGCTTCACGAGCAAGGAGGAGCGCCCGGAGGAGTTCGCCGCACTGATCGACGACCGCACGCGGGCGGTGTACCTGGAAACCATCGGCAACCCGGCGCTGAACGTGCCCGATTTTGAGGGCATCGCGGCGGCGGCGCACGCGCAGGGCGTGGCGGTCTTCGTGGACAACACCTTCGGGGCGGGCGGGTACTACTGCCAACCGCTGAAGCATGGGGCGGACGTGGTGCTGCACTCGGCGAGCAAGTGGATCGGCGGGCACGGCAACGGCATCGGCGGGATCATCGTGGACGGGGGAACCTTTGACTGGGGCAACGGGCGATATCCGCTGTTCACCGAGCCCAGCCCCAGTTACCACGGGCTGAACTTCTGGGAGACGTTCGGCGAGGGCAATGCGCTGGGGCTTCCCAACGTCGCCTTTATCACCCGCGCCCGCACCGAGGGGCTGCGGGACCTGGGGCCGACGCTGGCCCCTCAGCAAGCGTGGCAGTTTCTTCAAGGGGTCGAGACGCTCTCCTTGCGGGCCGAGCGGCACGCGCAGAACGCGCTCGCGCTTGCCTCGTGGCTGAGTGCCCACCCAGACGTGGCGCGGGTGACGTACCCCGGCCTCGCCAACCACCCCCACCACGACCGGGCGCAGGCGTACCTGCCGCGCGGAGCGGGAGCGGTGCTGACCTTCGAGTTGCGGGGAGGCCGGGAGGCGGGCGAGGCGTTTATCCGCTCGGTGCAGCTGGCGCAGCATGTGGCGAACGTGGGCGACACCCGCACGCTGGTCATCCACCCGGCGAGCACGACGCACTCGCAGCTCGACGAGATCACGCAGGCGGCGGCGGGCGTGACGCCGGGGCTGGTGCGGGTGTCGGTGGGCATCGAGCACATCGGCGACATTCAGGAGGACTTCGCGCAGGCGCTCGCCGCCGCGCTGGTCGGGGCGTGACGGCCCTGGCGCGGCCCCGCGAACCCGGCCCGCCGCCTGCCGCGCGGGAACAGGCAGGGCGGCAGATCGCCCTCCTTTTCCGGGAGGCCCCGCTGCTGCTGGATTGCGGCCAGCCAGTGTCGGACGTGCGGGTCGCGTACCACACCTACGGGACGCCCGCTGAGCACGCCATCCTCGTGCTGCACGCGCTGACGGGCACGAGCGCAGTGCATGAGTGGTGGCCGGGCTTTCTGGGTGAGGGGCGACCGCTGGACCCCACGCGGGACTACGTGGTGTGCGCCAACGTGCTGGGGGGCTGCGCGGGCACGGCGGGTCCGGCCGAGTTACCGCGTGTGGGGGGCGAGGACCCGCCCCTCACGCTGCGGGACCTGGCGCGGGCAGGGCGGGCGCTGCTGGAGCACCTCGGCGTGCGGCGGGTGTCGCTGGTGGGCGCGAGCATGGGCGGGATGCTGGCCTATGCCTGGCTGCTGGAGTGTCCCGATCTGGTGGAGCGGGCGGTGATCATCGGGGCGCCCGCCCGCCACTCGCCGTGGGCGGTGGGCCTGAATACGGCGGCGCGGGCAGCGATCCGCGCGGCCCCCGGCGGAGAGGGGCTAAAGGTGGCGCGGCAGATTGCCACCCTGAGTTACCGCAGCCCCGAGAGCTTTGCCCGCACCCAGTCCGGCTGGGGCACCCGGCGCCCCGGCACCGCCGACATCACGACTTATCTGGAATACCAGGGCGAGAAGCTCGCCGACCGCTTCGACGAACGGTCCTACCTGGCCCTCACCGGAGCGATGGACCGCTTTCAGCCGTCGGACGCCGAGCTGCGCTCTGTCCAGGTGCCCGTGCTGGTGGTCGGAATTTCCAGCGACCTCCTGTATTCACCCGCCGAGGTGCGGGCCTATGCTGAGCTGCTGCCGCGCGGCCAGTACCGGGAACTGGAGAGTCCGCACGGCCACGACGCGTTCCTGATGGACCCCGGCCCGCTGCCGGAGTGGGTAACGACTTTTTCACGCCCCTAGAGCATTGGACAGAGTGACGGCCCCCGGGAAACAGCGCCCCAGGTGCCTCCCCAAACGCCCAATGCTCTCCTTGAATTCGCTCGCTCTACCCGGCCAACGAATGCGGAACACCGCCGCAGTCTTATGGCAAATCCTCTAGGGCTCTGCTCAGACTTCGCGCAGCAGCTCGGCCAGGCGGTCGGCCGTGTGGGTCAGGGTGTGGCGAGAGAGAACATGCGCCCGTGCCGCCGCCCCGAACTCGCGGGCACGGTGGGGGTGGGCGGCCAGGGCACCCAGCGCCGTGGCGAGCAGGCCCGGCCGGGGCTTGACGAGCAGGCCCGACACCCCGTCCTGCACGAGTTCGGCCTGCGCGGGGATGGGCGTGGTCACGACTGGCAGGCCGGAAGCCATCGCCTCCAGCGTCACGAGCGACTGGTTTTCCGCCAGGGTGGGTTGTAGCAGCGCGTCGGCGGCGCGGTAGAGGTCGGGCATGTCCCAGCGGCGGCCCAGGAAGCGCGTGTTCGTGATGCTCCCCCGCCGCGCCACCCCCTGCACGAGGTTCCCCAGCGGCGAGTCCATGTCCCCGGTAAAGACGAAGTCGAGGTGGGGCGCAGCCCGCGCCGCGAGCAGGGCCGTCATCTGGTTCTTCTCGGGGGCGAAGCGGCCCGGCACAAGGACGGTGAAGCGCCGGAAGCCGTGCGCCTCCCGCAGCGCGGCCCGTTCCGCCTCGTCGTGCGCGGGGCGGTAGCGCTCCACGTCCACGCCGTTGTGCAGCACGCGCACGTCGGGCAGGCGCATCTGCCGCCGCACGAAGTCCCCGGCCCACTCGGAGACGGTCAGAATGCGGTCGGCCTGCCGGAACGGTCCGGCCTTCGTCCAGGGGTACGCCTCGCGGTGGGTGAAGCGCAGGGGCTGGGGGTAGTGGAACTCCATCTGGTCGTGGCTGACCACCCAGCGTGGCCCCCGCAGGCGGGGCAGCAGCTCGCTGTAGTGGTGGCGGTACCACATCTGAAGCACGCGCAGGTCGAAGTCACGGGTCAGCTCGGGCAATTCCTCCAGCGCTCTGTAACGGTGCACCGCCACCCCCGCCTCCCCGAAGCGGCGCACGAGTTCGTCCAGCCGGGGCTCGCGGCTCAGGAACATGGTCGTCCGCAGGCCCCGCGCCTGAAGCATGGGCAACAGGTCCAGCAGCCAGACCTCGCTGCCCGCCACGCGCGGCGCGTCGGTCATGAAGGCGATGTGGGTGCGGGAGGAGGTCAGGGAGGCGGGGGCCGTGGAGGGAGCCGACGAACGCATTCGCGCAGGCTAGAGCAAATCTTGGGCAGGCAGGCGCCGACCCCGCCCGGTCCCTACTCCACCGTCTCTCCGCGCTGCAACTTCACCGCCCGCACGAGGTTCTGGAACATCAGCGCACTCGTCAGCGGCCCGACGCCGCCCGGCACCGGGGTCTGTGCCCGCACGAGGAGGCCAGGCCGGGCGTCGCCCACCACCCCTTCTCCGTCATTGGGCACGTTGATCCCCGCGTCCACAACGACGTGGTGCGGCTGCACATGCTCCGGGCGCAGCAGGTCCGCGTGCCCGACGGCGACGACCACCGCGTCCTGCCCCCGCAAGACCCCGGCGAGGTCGCCTGTATGCTCGTTGCACAGGGTCACGGTGACGCCCCGGTTGTTCAGCATGAAGGTCAGGGGCCGTCCCACCGTGCGCCCCGGCCCGATCACGGCGACCCGCCGCCCGCGCAGATCGTCCCCCAGCGCCTCCCGCAGCAGGAAGCGCACGCTGCGCGGAGTGGGGGGCAGCAGGGCCTCGGCCTCCCGGCCCGCCGCGATCAGGGCGAGATTGGCAGGGGTCAGGCCCTCCACGTCCTTGCGGGGGGCGATGTGGAGGAGCGCGGCGTCGGCATCCAGCCCCGGCGCGAGCGGCAGTTCGAGGACGACGCCGTGCACCTCCGGGTCGGCGGAGAAGCCTTGCAACTCGGCCTCCAACTCGGCCTGCGTCGCCTCCGCGCCCAGGTCGCGCACGCTGAAGCGCACCCCGATCCGCTCGGCCTGTCGCTCCTTGCTGTGCACATAGACCGCCGAAGCCTCGTCGTGCGAGGCGAGCACCGAGACGAGGTGGGGCCGGAAGGTCCACTCTGCGAGCGCCGCCCGCACCTCGCGGGTCACCTGGCCCGCCAGGGGTTTGCCGAGGAGAGAGGTCGTCATCTCCCCTCCCCTAGTGCCGGAAATGCCGCGAGCCGGTCAGGACCATGCTCAGGCCCAGCTCGTTCGCCGCTGCGATGACCTCCGGGTCGCGCTTGGCGCCGCCGGGCTGGAGGATGGCCGTGACACCCGCCCCCGCCGCGAGCCGCACCACGTCGTCAAAGGGGAAGAAAGCCTCGGACGCGAGGACCGCCCCGCGTGCCCGCTCGCCCGCGTTGGCGACGGCGCGTTCGGCGGCCCAGATGCGGCTGACCGCGCCCGCGCCCAGGCCCACCGTCACGCCGCCCCGTGCCAGGGCCACCGCGTTGGAGCGGGCGTGCTTGACCACCGCCCAGGCGAAGCGCAGGTCGGGCCACTCTTCCTCGGAGGGCGGGCGGGTGGTCACCACCTCCGGGCACAGGTCGTCCCAAACGCGGGCGTCCCGCCCCTGCACGGCGAAGCCCCCCGCGATCGGACGGAGGTCCAGCGGGCCGGGGGCCATGTCCGGCGTCGCGACGAGGACCCGCAGGTCGGGCTTTTTCGCCGCGAACCACGCCGCCGCCTCGGGGGTCACGTCGGGGGCGACCAACACTTCCAGAAAGGTGCCGCGCATCGCCTGCGCTGCTACGAGGTCCACCGGGCGACTGACCGCGACCACCCCGCCGAACACGCTGAGGGTGTCGGCGTCGCGGGCGCGTTCCCAGGCCTCGGCCACCGTCCCCGCGACCGCCACCCCACAGGGGTTGCCGTGCTTGACGGCCACGCAGACCGCGCCCTGCTCCTGCCCGCCCAGCTCGGCGGCGAGCGCCCAGGCGGAATCGGCGTCGGCATAGTTGTTGAAGCTCATGGGCTTGCCCGACAGCAGCCGGGCGTCCAGCACTGGGCCGCGCTCTCCCTCCCGGCGGTAGATTGCGCCGGGCTGGTGAGGGTTCTCGCCGTAGCGGACCTCGGCCACGCGCGACAGGGCGAGGGGAAGGCGCTCGGGGAACTGGCCTCCCTCCTCCCCCGTCAGGTATCCGGCAATCGCCGCGTCGTAGTCGGCGGTGTGGCGAAAAGCCTTGGCGGCGAGGCGGCGGCGCTCTGCCGGGGACACTTCCCCTGCGAGGGCGAGCGGGTAGTCGGCAGGGTCCACCAGCACCAGCACCGCCGCGTGGTTCTTGGCCGCCGCCCGCAGCATCGCGGGGCCGCCGATATCGATCTGGTCGACGGCTTCTCCGAACGCCGCGCCCCGCGCCACCGTCTCGCGGAACGGGTAGAGGTTAACGCACACGAGGTCGATGGGGCCGATGCCGTGCGCCTCCAACTCCGCGAGGTGCCCCGGCTCCCGCCGCGCCAGAATGCCGCCGTGGATGGCCGGGTGCAGGGTCTTGACCCGCCCGTCCAGAATCTCCGGGAACCCCGTCACGTCGCTCACCGCCGTCGCGGGCACGCCCGCTGCCCGCAGCGCCGCCAGCGTCCCGCCCGTGCTGAGAATCTCCCAGCCCCGCGCGGCCAACTCGCGGCCGAACTCTGCCACGCCCGTCTTGTCGCTTACCGAGATCAAGGCCCGTTGCGTCATGCTGTTCCCCCTGCATCAGCGGACGCCCCCGCCATTAGCAGCGGAAGCGTCCGACCCAGGCGTGCGGTCTGTGAGAATCCGGGCGGCTTCCCCGTGGTGTGCCCCACGTTCAGCGCCAGTCGCCGCCGGTCTGGCGAGAGGATACAGAGTCAGGGCGCAGCGGCGATAGCCTCCACCTCGACGAGCAGTTCGGGGCGCACGAGCCCGGCGACCTGCACCGCGCTGCTCGCCGGGGGCTGGGCAAGATCGATGAACTCGTCCCGCACGGCCCGGAGCTGGGGCAGGTCCGCCATATCCGTCAGGAAAAGGGTGAGCTTGACCACGTGATCGAATGTACGCCCGACCTCGGCCAGCGCGAGCCGGAGGTTCTCGAAAACCTGCCGCGCCTGGGTGGTGAAGTCGCCCGGCCCCACCACCTCCCCCTGGGCATCCACCGCAATCTGACCGGAGAGGTAAACCGTGCGCCCACCGCGAACCTCGGCGAGATGGGAGTATCCCGGAGTCAGTCCCAGGGCAGGCACCTGAA
It includes:
- a CDS encoding bifunctional 5,10-methylenetetrahydrofolate dehydrogenase/5,10-methenyltetrahydrofolate cyclohydrolase, whose product is MTTSLLGKPLAGQVTREVRAALAEWTFRPHLVSVLASHDEASAVYVHSKERQAERIGVRFSVRDLGAEATQAELEAELQGFSADPEVHGVVLELPLAPGLDADAALLHIAPRKDVEGLTPANLALIAAGREAEALLPPTPRSVRFLLREALGDDLRGRRVAVIGPGRTVGRPLTFMLNNRGVTVTLCNEHTGDLAGVLRGQDAVVVAVGHADLLRPEHVQPHHVVVDAGINVPNDGEGVVGDARPGLLVRAQTPVPGGVGPLTSALMFQNLVRAVKLQRGETVE
- a CDS encoding zinc metalloprotease — translated: MNLRATALFLLSASLLASCTTRTQPTPGTDTEFGRLSTLKPGEQDSVRTRLKVNVVFVGYREALPGQVQTAQNVNTRDFQNILPKSYETIARLPSAYGNTEYTGNVFDYDYNYVFADQQFENDFFGYLSQNAAERPLTVFQKYFNCQFVTEVDEETGEPYQVPVDDCETPSPLINRPVEKNFEIDALATENWLADNVSRVGVKPGEYTIYLVNWYSRPDFKFHSYTRADAADTDTGTRFGARASRRLIAWGGSVRQGAAPQRVWFYDLSANPDPWTDAWDVTNADSTGDGEPDYRMPPIWEYGTRKASTAYGRKVSVDLARVVRYTALNLLFTPSPIYRVALTPPRMPEEIELDVRVEQGEGARDPGTLLNRTLLQSRVSVLQPFAKFSTNVRQTALDGDLADVYNCFFPVEAEDICSPDFADFSGEELFQFGVRELRESYRAAGDKYLLPIYAFNDASDSQGGLLGVAYDDGQTGTQSFVYSFLTPSLINAGYGFTDTTVHEVGHHLSLSHPHDGYDSEEDLSYGSSGPFRFVDSGDQSATIMSYNDLSRTFGQFNLDAQYRYLTAAYLNNTNAILEITRRAGKVQGVQSAARSADALFAQAEREYAALNYLRAAELGHQGYRAVLDAATTAGVQVQAYKWYENLTGLSAQTVKAQPRVSKDHLPKKGAWILPEETPEQRARRLSE
- a CDS encoding glycosyltransferase family 4 protein, with product MRSSAPSTAPASLTSSRTHIAFMTDAPRVAGSEVWLLDLLPMLQARGLRTTMFLSREPRLDELVRRFGEAGVAVHRYRALEELPELTRDFDLRVLQMWYRHHYSELLPRLRGPRWVVSHDQMEFHYPQPLRFTHREAYPWTKAGPFRQADRILTVSEWAGDFVRRQMRLPDVRVLHNGVDVERYRPAHDEAERAALREAHGFRRFTVLVPGRFAPEKNQMTALLAARAAPHLDFVFTGDMDSPLGNLVQGVARRGSITNTRFLGRRWDMPDLYRAADALLQPTLAENQSLVTLEAMASGLPVVTTPIPAQAELVQDGVSGLLVKPRPGLLATALGALAAHPHRAREFGAAARAHVLSRHTLTHTADRLAELLREV
- a CDS encoding homoserine O-acetyltransferase family protein: MTALARPREPGPPPAAREQAGRQIALLFREAPLLLDCGQPVSDVRVAYHTYGTPAEHAILVLHALTGTSAVHEWWPGFLGEGRPLDPTRDYVVCANVLGGCAGTAGPAELPRVGGEDPPLTLRDLARAGRALLEHLGVRRVSLVGASMGGMLAYAWLLECPDLVERAVIIGAPARHSPWAVGLNTAARAAIRAAPGGEGLKVARQIATLSYRSPESFARTQSGWGTRRPGTADITTYLEYQGEKLADRFDERSYLALTGAMDRFQPSDAELRSVQVPVLVVGISSDLLYSPAEVRAYAELLPRGQYRELESPHGHDAFLMDPGPLPEWVTTFSRP
- a CDS encoding RidA family protein; translation: MPALGLTPGYSHLAEVRGGRTVYLSGQIAVDAQGEVVGPGDFTTQARQVFENLRLALAEVGRTFDHVVKLTLFLTDMADLPQLRAVRDEFIDLAQPPASSAVQVAGLVRPELLVEVEAIAAAP
- the purH gene encoding bifunctional phosphoribosylaminoimidazolecarboxamide formyltransferase/IMP cyclohydrolase, which codes for MTQRALISVSDKTGVAEFGRELAARGWEILSTGGTLAALRAAGVPATAVSDVTGFPEILDGRVKTLHPAIHGGILARREPGHLAELEAHGIGPIDLVCVNLYPFRETVARGAAFGEAVDQIDIGGPAMLRAAAKNHAAVLVLVDPADYPLALAGEVSPAERRRLAAKAFRHTADYDAAIAGYLTGEEGGQFPERLPLALSRVAEVRYGENPHQPGAIYRREGERGPVLDARLLSGKPMSFNNYADADSAWALAAELGGQEQGAVCVAVKHGNPCGVAVAGTVAEAWERARDADTLSVFGGVVAVSRPVDLVAAQAMRGTFLEVLVAPDVTPEAAAWFAAKKPDLRVLVATPDMAPGPLDLRPIAGGFAVQGRDARVWDDLCPEVVTTRPPSEEEWPDLRFAWAVVKHARSNAVALARGGVTVGLGAGAVSRIWAAERAVANAGERARGAVLASEAFFPFDDVVRLAAGAGVTAILQPGGAKRDPEVIAAANELGLSMVLTGSRHFRH
- a CDS encoding O-acetylhomoserine aminocarboxypropyltransferase/cysteine synthase family protein; translated protein: MTSSKSAPLHFDTLQVHAGQRPDPATGAQAVPIYATNSYVFESPEHAANLFGLRAFGNIYSRIQNPTTAVLEERVAALEGGVGALAVASGHAAQFLAITNVAQAGDNIVSTPNLYGGTVNQFRVTLRRLGIEVRFTSKEERPEEFAALIDDRTRAVYLETIGNPALNVPDFEGIAAAAHAQGVAVFVDNTFGAGGYYCQPLKHGADVVLHSASKWIGGHGNGIGGIIVDGGTFDWGNGRYPLFTEPSPSYHGLNFWETFGEGNALGLPNVAFITRARTEGLRDLGPTLAPQQAWQFLQGVETLSLRAERHAQNALALASWLSAHPDVARVTYPGLANHPHHDRAQAYLPRGAGAVLTFELRGGREAGEAFIRSVQLAQHVANVGDTRTLVIHPASTTHSQLDEITQAAAGVTPGLVRVSVGIEHIGDIQEDFAQALAAALVGA